In one window of Saccharomyces paradoxus chromosome VII, complete sequence DNA:
- the TEL2 gene encoding Tel2p (Subunit of the ASTRA complex, involved in chromatin remodeling~similar to YGR099W) — MVLETLKQGAHSGQIHEALTQLDTCPQEPVDLDTSMILIKFVIPVYPSLPERSKVLLRRIASKSFTFLSQLVTFAKTISGRDGLQEICIYQEILEDIISIEPGCLNFYLEASTTSKVDRDSIKTFFFGSKIFNLLANRIDMAKYLEYLRLQWKFLLENNKTDLPGFLGEWLVSVFLLNPTLATDTLLGELFLLDELYFSSFQKIVSASSPLDQKRLVTKFLLPYIQISLTSENLNDARKILRRFDLDKIISLSVLFEIQSLPLKEVIVRLMSNHSSIKLASALVGKFADFADDDVDIKTCELLVLFTVHNLSQSQKEQISHDDRFLNGVTKHLGSNEREARERAMFIAKLLSNGDLKYESDFEINIPNVKFESNSDNDTINFQSLRNSSICNTQLDADKNKITEVSDHVQSLTLDCSDSDDEDDNDEQELVERIVFLKDLMREYEQTGESRKAQLIPLLKQTVKLVRQKADFPLEVGYYAQGILSSIACLNNELDESLFEQWRINALVSILVVLPEKVSSAINVLFNSELSLQQRMSLLSALGLSARELRGFDDPIIVKPKFDFPTNRLPWDNQSHYIGKLVEVQEPTSMIKETKTVWKSKKLGKDQEKGTQNRFRKHSSLFFYPLAHGWLNGIDVGTYNQLFKSHYLTTLRIIYSCANPVHDFEYMTELMDHIISSAIEEGIPLRQSQ; from the coding sequence ATGGTTCTAGAAACGCTGAAACAGGGGGCTCACAGCGGTCAAATACATGAAGCTTTAACACAATTAGATACCTGTCCTCAAGAGCCAGTGGATCTAGATACTTCGATGATACTCATTAAGTTCGTAATTCCAGTGTATCCATCGTTACCAGAAAGATCGAAGGTACTATTGAGACGGATAGCTTCTAAGTCGTTTACGTTCTTATCTCAACTTGTCACCTTCGCTAAGACAATAAGTGGTCGCGATGGACTGCAAGAGATATGCATATATCAAGAGATTTTAGAAGACATCATCAGTATCGAACCGGGatgtttgaatttttatttagaAGCAAGCACTACTAGCAAAGTAGACCGTGATAGCATTAagacctttttttttgggagcaaaatatttaatttGTTGGCTAACCGAATTGATATGGCAAAATATTTAGAATACCTTCGCCTTCAATGGAAGTTTCTCCTTGAGAACAATAAAACGGACCTACCTGGGTTTCTTGGCGAATGGCTAGTATCGGTATTTCTACTTAACCCTACACTAGCAACAGATACGCTATTAGGTGAATTGTTCTTATTGGATGAATTGTATTTCTCTTCGTTTCAGAAAATAGTGTCAGCTAGTAGTCCGCTAGATCAAAAGAGGCTTGTTACTAAGTTTCTATTGCCATACATTCAAATTAGCCTGACTTCAGAAAATCTAAATGACGCTAGGAAGATTTTACGGCGGTTTGATCTCGATAAAATCATAAGTCTGTCCGTATTGTTTGAAATACAGTCCCTGCCATTAAAGGAAGTCATAGTACGTTTAATGAGCAACCACTCTTCTATAAAGCTTGCCAGTGCTTTGGTAGGTAAATTTGCTGATTTCGCAGATGATGATGTGGACATAAAAACATGTGAATTACTTGTACTCTTTACAGTACACAATCTCAGTCAGTCTCAAAAGGAGCAAATATCTCACGATGACCGATTTTTGAATGGCGTGACCAAACATTTAGGTAGTAATGAACGCGAGGCAAGGGAGCGGGCGATGTTTATTGCCAAGCTTTTATCAAATGGTGATCTGAAGTACGAAAGTGACTTTGAAATTAATATACCGAATGTAAAATTCGAAAGCAACAGTGATAACGACACCATTAATTTCCAATCTTTGAGAAATTCATCTATATGCAATACTCAATTAGATGCGGATAAGAATAAGATTACAGAGGTCTCAGACCATGTTCAAAGCCTCACATTGGACTGCAGTGATAgtgacgatgaagatgataacGATGAGCAGGAGCTTGTTGAGCGAATTGtatttttaaaagatttaATGAGAGAATACGAACAAACTGGAGAATCCCGAAAGGCTCAACTCATACCACTTTTGAAACAAACAGTGAAACTGGTACGGCAAAAAGCGGATTTCCCATTAGAGGTTGGTTATTATGCGCAAGGTATTTTGTCAAGCATAGCGTGCCTGAATAATGAGCTTGATGAATCGCTTTTCGAGCAGTGGAGAATCAACGCTCTGGTAAGCATACTGGTCGTTCTTCCAGAAAAAGTAAGTAGTGCTATAAATGTTCTATTCAATTCAGAACTGTCATTGCAGCAAAGGATGTCACTATTATCTGCTTTGGGTCTTTCCGCAAGGGAGTTGAGAGGGTTTGATGATCCTATTATTGTCAAACCTAAGTTTGATTTCCCCACAAATCGTTTACCGTGGGATAATCAAAGTCACTATATTGGGAAGCTTGTTGAAGTTCAAGAGCCTACTAGTATGATAAAGGAGACGAAAACAGTATGGAAGTCCAAAAAACTAGGCAAggatcaagaaaaaggaacgCAAAACCGCTTTAGGAAACATTCTAGTCTATTTTTCTACCCGCTAGCACACGGATGGCTCAATGGAATTGACGTAGGTACATACAATCAGCTTTTTAAGTCGCATTATCTAACAACATTGCGTATCATATACTCTTGCGCCAACCCGGTCCACGATTTTGAATACATGACGGAATTGATGGATCATATAATTAGTTCGGCCATAGAAGAAGGAATCCCTCTCCGCCAGAGCCAGTAG
- the MDR1 gene encoding GTPase-activating protein MDR1 (Cytoplasmic GTPase-activating protein~similar to YGR100W) has product MSFFDSLRQKAPFLDKLADSFTPTLTRDEKFRLKYKLPASENILEDTNAEVSFATSIKDGKGHFNRVNSKGRKTAYVYSGRLFLTPHFLVFRDAFDHSSCILIMNISTIKRVERSPSESYEFALLVTLYTGAKVLIQFIGIRYRSEQFCDKLKLNLRENIPNAKNLPAFLETSYSEFLIAKNILGKKDITVPRAGLGQHFKYPGNPTMAKEKAKLRLWFDYFRENGRNLAVVQTPMFRKLVRIGVPNRMRGEIWELCSGAMYIRYAYSGEYERILNDNAAKTSQAIDEIEKDLKRSLPEYSAYQTEEGIQRLRNVLTAYSWKNPDVGYCQAMNIVVAGFLIFMSEEQAFWCLCNLCDIYVPGYYSKTMYGTLLDQRVFESFVEDRMPVLWEYILQHDIQLSVVSLPWFLSLFFTSMPLEYAVRIMDIFFMNGSITLFQVALAVLKINADDILQADDDGMFIAIIKHYFQTLGQSAHPDSSDIKYRQITKFQELLVTAFKEFSVITEEMVMHARHKYEKGIFQNIETFMKRTQLRHMPKTFNLSSDNLSNIYDMFYQSIETYKISMGTGSSNMGFEIFIQFLSKFCDSCRPCEKDRDPAFRKQKRDFLQRLFDNWDSAHIGELTLNDVVTGLDKLLTVDLLQAINYFFSLYDTDDDGELHREEVLQLSEGLLLLTEPWKSGRYVDLLTKKRIEDDIAESIIKESGEEIVTMNQIELPTGVTIDEEKYKAEQAERYLKAASNFLQRSFEYAKAVDLAEEVNLIDLSDDESEEKRTLKQKQLESIKANAALDPTHPKVIDLPTFRMIILADETYELFFSNTLRSSVHVDEHINIDNKNKVLRSMFDGILADGKRVAEQVRRRVDSVATRNSITSAESTPTAAASSITTKEEKYDDLDDFTSEHQPENEELLQSSWFEIDDANETSTKAIQERSFEPLSANSSEEKSNLIEFEA; this is encoded by the coding sequence atgtcattttttgattCCTTACGCCAAAAGGCACCCTTCTTGGACAAGTTAGCAGACAGTTTCACTCCGACATTGACCAGAGATGAGAAATTCAGATTGAAGTATAAACTTCCAGCCAGTGAAAACATTTTGGAAGATACAAATGCAGAAGTTTCATTTGCAACTTCCATCAAAGATGGAAAAGGGCATTTTAATAGGGTGAACAGTAAAGGGAGAAAAACTGCTTATGTATATTCTGGGCGATTGTTTTTAACACCTCACTTTCTGGTATTTCGGGACGCATTCGATCATTCCTCGTGCATACTAATAATGAATATCTCCACTATTAAACGTGTAGAAAGATCGCCATCCGAATCGTATGAGTTTGCTCTTTTAGTGACTTTATACACAGGAGCGAAGGTTCTAATTCAATTTATCGGTATACGTTATAGGTCGGAGCAATTCTGTGACAAATTGAAACTAAATCTGAGGGAAAATATCCCTAATGCCAAAAACTTACCTGCTTTTCTAGAAACTTCATATTCGGAATTTTTAATAGCTAAAAATATTCTAGGTAAAAAGGATATAACTGTACCCAGGGCAGGTCTTGGTCAGCATTTTAAATATCCGGGAAATCCTACTATGGCCAAGGAAAAAGCTAAGTTGAGATTGTGGTTTGATTACTTTAGAGAGAATGGAAGGAATTTGGCTGTCGTACAAACTCCTATGTTCCGAAAGCTAGTTCGAATTGGTGTTCCAAATCGAATGAGAGGTGAAATTTGGGAACTATGTTCGGGTGCAATGTATATACGTTACGCATATTCCGGGGAATATGAAAGGATACTAAACGATAATGCTGCTAAAACATCACAAGCTATCGATGAAATCGAGAAGGATTTAAAGAGGTCACTGCCCGAATATTCAGCGTATCAAACTGAAGAAGGTATTCAAAGGTTGAGAAATGTTTTAACAGCCTATTCCTGGAAGAATCCTGATGTCGGATATTGTCAGGCCATGAATATAGTTGTCGCAGGATTTTTAATCTTCATGTCTGAAGAACAGGCTTTTTGGTGCTTATGTAACCTATGTGACATCTACGTTCCAGGTTATTACTCGAAGACAATGTACGGTACATTGTTAGACCAAAGAGTGTTTGAGTCCTTTGTAGAGGACCGAATGCCAGTTCTCTGGGAATACATTTTACAGCATGATATTCAACTATCTGTGGTGTCCTTGCCATGGTTTTTGTCCTTGTTTTTCACTTCAATGCCTTTAGAATACGCTGTTAGAATAATGGATATCTTTTTCATGAACGGATCCATTACATTATTTCAAGTGGCATTGGCAGTTCTGAAAATAAATGCGGATGATATCTTACAAGCGGATGATGATGGAATGTTTATTGCCATCATTAAGCACTATTTCCAAACTCTGGGACAAAGTGCCCACCCAGATTCAAGTGACATAAAATATAGGCAAATCACgaaatttcaagaactGTTAGTTACGGCATTCAAAGAGTTTAGTGTCATCACTGAAGAAATGGTAATGCATGCGAGACACAAATATGAGAAGGGtatctttcaaaatattgagACTTTCATGAAAAGAACGCAGTTGCGCCATATGCCAAAAACTTTTAACCTGTCCAGTGATAACTTGTCCAACATCTATGACATGTTTTACCAAAGTATAGAAACCTACAAAATTAGCATGGGAACCGGATCATCTAATATGGGctttgaaatattcattCAGTTTTTGAGTAAGTTTTGTGATTCGTGCAGACCGTGTGAAAAAGACAGAGACCCAGCTTTCCGTAAACAAAAAAGGGATTTTTTACAAAGGTTATTTGACAACTGGGATTCTGCCCATATTGGTGAGTTGACGTTGAACGATGTGGTAACCGGCTTGGATAAACTGTTAACCGTTGATCTTTTACAAGCTATAAactatttcttctctttatATGATACAGATGACGATGGTGAATTACATAGAGAGGAAGTGCTACAACTATCAGAAGGGCTATTACTGCTAACGGAACCTTGGAAGAGTGGTAGATACGTGGATCTGTTAACTAAAAAGCGGATTGAAGACGATATTGCTGAGAGCATCATTAAGGAAAGCGGTGAAGAGATAGTTACGATGAACCAAATCGAGTTACCAACAGGAGTTACCATTGATgaggaaaaatataaagcCGAGCAAGCAGAAAGATATCTAAAAGCTGCAAGTAACTTTCTACAAAGATCCTTTGAATATGCTAAGGCAGTTGATCTCGCGGAAGAGGTAAACCTGATTGACCTgtctgatgatgaaagcgaagaaaagagaacattaaaacaaaaacagcTGGAAAGCATAAAGGCGAATGCAGCCTTAGATCCTACCCATCCAAAAGTAATAGACCTGCCAACATTTAGGATGATCATCCTCGCGGACGAAACTTACgagcttttcttttctaataCCTTACGATCATCTGTTCACGTCGACGAACATATCAACATTgataacaaaaacaaagtTCTTAGAAGTATGTTTGACGGTATATTGGCAGACGGAAAAAGGGTTGCTGAGCAAGTCCGTCGTCGTGTTGATTCGGTGGCAACTAGAAACAGCATCACTTCCGCAGAAAGCACACCAACAGCCGCAGCAAGTTCGATAACtaccaaagaagaaaagtacGATGATCTGGATGATTTTACGTCAGAGCACCAGCCCGAGAATGAAGAACTATTACAAAGTTCTTGGTTTGAGATCGACGATGCTAACGAAACTAGCACCAAAGCCATACAAGAAAGGTCTTTTGAGCCTTTATCGGCTAACTCATCAGAAGAGAAGTCCAACcttattgaatttgaagCATGA
- the PCP1 gene encoding rhomboid protease PCP1 (Mitochondrial serine protease~similar to YGR101W), whose translation MPGASSVMLGLRPTTRIVFRSNISLLPSRTFVSYSGRSQSVSILKNAPNLVNNVIALQQIIPKRFFSQTSIVKSRWRPIFSEETTNRYARLNRFQQYQQQRSGGNSLGSMTILGLSLMAGIYFGSPYLFEHVPPFTYFKTHPKNLVYALLGINVAVFGLWQLPKCWRFLQKYMLLQKDYVTSKISIIGSAFSHQEFWHLGMNMLALWSFGTSLSTMLGASNFFSLYMNSAIAGSLFSLWYPKLARLAIVGPSLGASGALFGVLGCFSYLFPHAKILLFVFPVPGGAWVAFLASVAWNAAGCALRWGSFDYAAHLGGSMMGVLYGWYISKAVEKQRQRRLQTAGRWF comes from the coding sequence ATGCCAGGTGCGAGCTCTGTTATGCTAGGTCTTCGACCCACGACAAGAATAGTTTTCCGCAGCAATATTTCGCTTTTACCTTCGAGGACTTTTGTATCATATAGCGGGAGGTCCCAGAGTGTTTCGATACTGAAAAATGCTCCAAACTTAGTAAACAATGTCATAGCTCTTCAGCAAATTATACcgaaaagatttttttctcaaacGTCGATTGTGAAATCAAGATGGAGGCCTATTTTCAGTGAAGAGACTACTAATCGATATGCGCGTTTGAACAGGTTTCAGCAGTACCAGCAACAGAGAAGTGGCGGCAATTCGCTGGGCTCCATGACTATTTTGGGGCTTTCGCTAATGGCAGGAATTTATTTCGGCTCTCCTTATTTGTTCGAGCACGTCCCACCTTTTACGTACTTCAAGACGCATCCAAAGAATCTTGTATACGCATTATTAGGGATCAACGTTGCTGTATTTGGTTTATGGCAATTACCTAAATGCTGGAGGTTTCTACAGAAGTACATGTTACTGCAGAAAGATTATGTAACTAGCAAAATATCCATTATCGGAAGTGCATTTTCACATCAAGAATTTTGGCACTTAGGTATGAACATGTTAGCACTGTGGTCCTTTGGCACTTCACTCTCAACGATGTTGGGGgcatccaattttttctccttgTATATGAATAGCGCCATTGCAGGGTCTTTGTTTTCGTTATGGTATCCAAAGCTGGCACGCTTAGCCATTGTTGGGCCTAGCTTGGGGGCCAGTGGAGCGCTATTTGGGGTTTTAGGATGCTTTTCGTATCTATTCCCGCATGCTAAAATATTGCTGTTTGTTTTTCCAGTCCCAGGCGGGGCCTGGGTAGCATTCTTGGCTTCAGTGGCATGGAATGCAGCTGGTTGTGCTTTAAGATGGGGGTCATTTGATTATGCTGCACATTTAGGTGGCTCTATGATGGGGGTCTTGTACGGATGGTATATTAGTAAAGCTGTAGAAAAACAGAGGCAGCGTCGCCTCCAGACTGCTGGTAGGTGGTTTTAA
- the GTF1 gene encoding glutamyl-tRNA(Gln) amidotransferase subunit F (Subunit of the trimeric GatFAB AmidoTransferase(AdT) complex~similar to YGR102C), translating to MYRKWCLCRIHAVGRFSRLGSHRLASTGGAKIGKKFENMDQIKNYISKPVWSVHEYLGTNVREGKLELPSVDVVKKLLRLSGLPLEGAKIEEIQLRLAKQLSFINKLHNIPVEGEKHTKEYDARLMQRETRQLSYAKLLEGIKYQKQDAELGEVSGSWKPTGLAVESKNGYFVVKEGLLKNRK from the coding sequence ATGTACAGAAAATGGTGTTTATGCAGAATACATGCAGTGGGCCGGTTTAGCCGCCTCGGAAGTCACCGATTAGCATCTACGGGAGGTGCAAAGATCggtaaaaaatttgagaaTATGGatcaaataaagaattataTATCAAAACCTGTATGGTCGGTCCATGAATATTTAGGCACAAATGTTAGAGAGGGAAAACTTGAGCTACCATCTGTAGATGTTgtgaagaaattgttgCGATTATCAGGTCTTCCCTTAGAAGGAGCAAAGATCGAAGAAATTCAATTGCGACTTGCCAAACAGTTATCATTCATCAACAAACTGCATAATATACCTGTCGAAGGTGAAAAGCATACTAAGGAATATGATGCTCGATTGATGCAAAGAGAAACGAGGCAATTGAGCTACGCAAAGCTACTTGAAGGCatcaaatatcaaaagCAGGATGCAGAGCTAGGTGAAGTCAGCGGATCTTGGAAACCAACTGGACTTGCCGTGGAATCCAAAAATGGATATTTTGTTGTCAAAGAGGGATTACTTAAAAACAGGAAGTAA
- the NOP7 gene encoding mRNA-binding ribosome synthesis protein NOP7 (Component of several different pre-ribosomal particles~similar to YGR103W) encodes MRIKKKNTRGNARNFITRSQAVRKLQVSLADFRRLCIFKGIYPREPRNKKKANKGSTAPTTFYYAKDIQYLMHEPVLAKFREHKTFARKLTRALGRGEVSSAKRLEENRDTYTLDHIIKERYPSFPDALRDIDDALNMLFLFSNLPSTNQVSSKIINDAQKICNQWLAYVAKERLVRKVFVSIKGVYYQANIKGEEVRWLVPFKFPENIPSDVDFRIMLTFLEFYSTLLHFVLYKLYTDSGLIYPPKLDLKKDKIISGLSSYILESRQEDSLLKHDPTEMEEDVQVESLDASTLKSALNADEANTDETKKDEEEEKEQGLDQEKELNEETELDTFEDNNKNKGDILIQPSKYDSPVASLFSDFAFYVSREVPIDILEFLILSCGGNVISEATLDQIENKKDIDISKVTHQIVDRPVLKNKVAGRTYIQPQWVFDCINKGELVPANKYLPGEALPPHLSPWGDAIGYDPTAPVEDGEEEESESESEGQVEEEDQEVVAGEDDEDDDDEELKAQKELELEAQGIKYSETSEADKDVTKSKNKKRKVDEEEEEKKLKMIMMSNKQKKLYKKMKYSNAKKEEQAENLKKKKKQIAKQKAKLSKLNSKK; translated from the coding sequence ATGAGAAttaagaagaagaacacCAGAGGTAACGCAAGGAACTTCATTACCAGATCTCAAGCTGTGAGAAAATTGCAAGTTTCTCTTGCTGATTTCAGAAGATTATGTATATTCAAAGGTATCTATCCTAGAGAGCCAAGAAATAAGAAGAAGGCAAACAAGGGCTCTACTGCACCAACCACTTTTTACTATGCTAAAGATATTCAATATTTAATGCATGAGCCTGTCTTGGCTAAGTTTAGAGAACACAAGACTTTTGCTAGGAAACTAACAAGGGCTTTGGGTAGAGGTGAGGTCTCTTCTGCTAAAAGGTTGGAGGAAAACAGGGATACTTATACTTTAGATCATATCATCAAGGAGCGTTACCCAAGTTTCCCAGATGCTCTAAGGGATATTGATGATGCTTTGAATAtgttatttcttttctctaatTTGCCCTCTACCAACCAAGTCTCATCGAAAATTATCAATGATGCTCAGAAAATCTGTAACCAATGGTTAGCCTATGTTGCCAAGGAACGTTTAGTTCGTAAAGTTTTCGTATCCATCAAAGGTGTCTACTATCAAGCCAATATAAAAGGTGAAGAAGTTAGATGGTTAGTTCCATTCAAGTTTCCAGAAAATATCCCAAGTGATGTTGATTTTAGAATCATGTTGACCTTCTTAGAATTTTATTCGACTCTATTGCATTTCGTTCTATATAAATTATACACCGATAGTGGGTTGATTTATCCGCCAAAATTGGATCTGAAGAAGGATAAAATCATAAGCGGTTTGTCGTCATATATCTTGGAATCCAGACAAGAAGACAGTCTACTAAAACATGACCCAACTGAGATGGAGGAAGACGTACAGGTTGAAAGTTTGGACGCATCGACATTGAAGTCAGCCTTGAATGCCGATGAGGCAAACACTGATGAGACaaaaaaggatgaagaagaggaaaaggaacaaGGGCTGgaccaagaaaaagaactaaATGAGGAAACGGAACTAGATACTTTTGAGGATAACAATAAGAACAAGGGTGATATCTTGATACAACCAAGTAAGTATGATTCGCCAGTAgcttctttgttttctgattttgctttttatgTCAGTAGAGAAGTTCCGATCGATATTCTTGAGTTTTTGATCCTATCTTGTGGTGGTAATGTCATCAGTGAAGCCACCTTGGACCAAATTGAGAATAAGAAAGATATTGACATATCTAAGGTTACTCATCAAATTGTTGACAGACCAGTATTAAAAAACAAGGTTGCCGGTAGAACATATATTCAGCCACAATGGGTATTTGACTGTATTAATAAAGGCGAATTGGTACCTGCCAACAAGTATCTTCCAGGTGAAGCTCTTCCACCTCATTTAAGCCCATGGGGTGACGCTATTGGTTACGATCCAACTGCTCCGGTGGAAgatggtgaagaagaagaaagtgaaaGTGAAAGCGAAGGTCAAgttgaagaggaagatcAAGAAGTTGTTGCTggagaagatgatgaagatgacgatgatgaagaactAAAAGCTCAAAAAGAGCTGGAATTGGAAGCACAAGGTATCAAATATTCCGAGACTTCTGAAGCCGATAAGGATGTTACTAAatcaaagaacaaaaagagaaaagtcgacgaagaggaagaagaaaagaaattgaaaatgataatgatgagtaacaaacaaaagaaactcTACAAAAAGATGAAGTATTCTAACGCTAAAAAGGAGGAACAAGCTGAGAActtaaaaaagaaaaaaaagcaaattgCCAAACAAAAAGCTAAGTTGAGTAAGCTAAATTCCAAGAAATAG